The Amaranthus tricolor cultivar Red isolate AtriRed21 chromosome 2, ASM2621246v1, whole genome shotgun sequence genome contains the following window.
atgtatatatatatatatatatatatatatatatatatatatatatatgtatatatatatatattaaatcacaCGAGAGCGGGTTGAAAGTAAAATATTTACAAGAGGATACACTATATACTCGATTACAAACCCTTCTATGAGAGTCGTTTGGGTTAGAACTTTAAATCCCAACAAACTAAATAATTATGCTAATGGTAAGTTCTCCAAAATACGTTTTATATCTTATCAGTTTATGCCATCTTGTTGTCAAAATGTCAGCATTTATGCTTACTCTATGGTAATTGAGTGCTGTTCTGTTCAGGTTCTAGCAGCAACACAAACTCCTGGGGATTCAGGCAAAACATGGTTCCAGGGTACTGCAGATGCTGTAAGGCAGTTTTGCTGGCTTTTTGAGGTATATTTTCTTTCTGATCGATTGGGTACTGGTATGATTTGCCTGCCATCTCTCCTCCTTGACCCCGATTTTGTGCGGGATGCTGGGTTGATGACCATGTACATGACCATGATTTTCTTTCTAATAAACAAACGATCATTTACATGTAAAGGCCATATATTAAGATTTTCACACATTCAATAGGATCAAAGAAGCAAGGAAATTGAAGATGTTCTGATTCTCTCCGGAGACCATTTGTACAGAATGGATTATATGGACTTCCTACAGGCAAGAACTCGCTGCTAATACTTCGTCCCTGCACATTACAAGCTACATATATGCGCGATTCTATGCAGCTATGATAAATATTTTCTTGAATTACAGAGTCATCGCCAAAGCGGAGCTGATATCAGTATTTCTTGCCTGCCTATGGACGACAGGTATCTTCGTCTATCATCAAACGCCCgttaaatattttgttagagtatataatatatcgtgGGACCTCAATCATCAGCTTGAGCTTTAAGAAATTTAAGACACGCAAAGGTGCATAATCATGCACAAACTAAAAGTTGAAACAAATGGGTCTTATAATTGTTCTAAGGAAAAACTGATATCAATCATCCAACCTTTCACTCATCCGCtatgaataattccaattttgaattattttttaaaaaacaaagctTTATCCTTAGTTTGTTGTCAGCATACTAATAGGGCATGTTGATAGTAAACTAAGGGtgaaggttgaattattataatataaattgttatgctgatagcaaactaaaggcaaatgttggattattaaaaaataattcaagtgTTAGATTATTCATAATGGATGAGTAAAAAGTTGgataattaatatcaatttttccattTTCTAATTGCAATATACTCGTGGCTGATCCTGTGCTCTTATGTAGTCGAGCCTCAGACTTTGGTTTGATGAAGATAGATGACACGGGGAGAGTTTTATCGTTTAGCGAGAAGCCTAAAGGCGACGATTTGAAAGCTATGGTAGCACTCATGACCGCgacaaattttttgattttcaataGAAGATATAGACTTGATGTGAGCTAATGTACTGTATGCTGCAGGCAGTGGACACAACAGTTTTAGGACTGTCCAAAGAAGAAGCTCAGACGAAACCTTACATCGCGTCTATGGGTGTATACATATTCAAGAAAGAAATTCTATTAAATATTTTGAGGTCGGTTCTATAAAGCTTTCGATATATTTTGATGGTTAGATTAAGTTAGACAAGCTGCAAAATGGTGCGATTCAGTGGCGTGCCTAATCTTTTGTTGTGCAGATGGAGATTCCCGACTGCTAATGACTTCGGATCAGAAATAATCCCTTTCTCTGCTCGAGAATTCTGTACCAAGGtatacgataaacatgttctgAAAACGagcaaaaaatatattaagaatcataaaacaaaatgTTTCTGCAGGCTTACTTATTCAATGATTATTGGGAAGATATTGGAACTATCAGATCCTTCTTTGAGGCAAATCTCGCCCTAACTGCACATGTAAGAATCCATGTTAATGTTTGATGCCTACAATTGTTGAGTTGAGGGTCTTACTGGTCGTAATCTCTATCTGATAACGGTATGTTCTACCATCATATACCCCTCGTCAAATCCTGTTCATagcttctatgagcgggatacactgggtatgatgatgatgttgtttGATGCCTACACTTGCACGTAAAATGATTTTGAACGCTCATTCTTTGTATGTTTCAGCCACCGAGATTTAGCTTCTACGATGCAGAAAAACCAATGTACACATCGCCAAGAAATTTGCCCCCTAGCAAGATCAATAATAGCAAGGTTGTAGACTCTATTGTATCTCATGGAAGCTTCTTGAACAATTGTTTCATAGAGCATAGTGTCATTGGCATTCGATCTCGCATCAACGCTAATGTCCATTTAAAGGTCAGTAAATGAAATCTTTTGCTTGCACATTATTTGCAGCTTCTTAAGTACTAAAACAATATGAAGTGCACCACTTATCTTTCTCCAAGATCAGTGATCTTGATTCAACCATTGTACTAAATCTAATTTATTCTCCAAAAATGGCATTATTGACAGCAGAATGTGTGAAAGGCAAATCTTGATCTAACCTAATTCATTTGATTGCATACATGTTAAGAATCGAGTAAATATATTGTAAAATCATCTGCAAGTATGATATTTGGCGAATTATCTCTACACATACATGTTCTAACACATAATTGTCGTAAACTAAACAACAAGATTTTATTATGTCAATGCTATTAAGGTGACTTTCTAGTAGATGATAACAGAGAGGCTGTTTTTTATTGACCTTTAGTAATAAATATCTTCtataactttaaataaataagaagtgcatatGATTTAATAAAGGattatttgcaaagaaacaccttttaaaaccccttttttgtaaagaaacaccttttataattttttttgtaaaaaaacaccttttaagagactttttttaaaaaaaaaacaccttaaatcagtttccggtgacttttgtcaactttccggcgttgactatgccatttgtcaactttccggcgttgacttttatttttatttttattttaattattaattttattttttaaaaaaatttttatttttattattattttaaaaaaattttaaaataataataataataataataataataataataataataataataataataataattattattattattattattattattatttttttattattattattgttattttatattttttatactttttatttttattattattattatttttttaaaaatttttttttaattttttttatatttttgtttttatttttatttatttttttattattaatattaattttttttattttaatttttattattattttaaaaaaaattttaaaaaaattaataataataataataataataataataataataataacaaaaataaaaaaaaaaataataataataattaaaaataaaataaaataaaaaacaaaggaaaaataaaaaaataataacaaaaaaaataattaaaaatttttttttttaaaaattttaaaaaaaattattattttttttatttttgttattattattattattattatttattttttttattttttttaaataataataaaaataaatttttttttaaaaaataatattaataataaaaataaaaataaaaataaaaacaaaagtcaacgccggaaagttgacaaaagtcaccggaaaatgatttaaggtgtttttttaaaaaaaaaagtctcttaaaaggtgtttttttacaaaaaaaaattataaaaggtatttctttacaaaaaagggttttaaaaggtgtttctttacaaaaaaggggttttaaaaggtgtttctttgcaaatttccctttaATAAATTATCTGAATATTGTTAAGAAAATAAGTTATATGTAGTTCCTCACCTTCTAGATATATGATTGATTTGCTTTAGCAATATGATCTTCCAAAGAAAACTAATATATATGATTGTCCGGCGACTGAAAATCTCATTAAGATTTGAGAATCATGAGTTAGTCTAATAATTAAATGTATTTTCTTTCATCTTGGGGTTCGTTTGTCACCATCTACAGAAAGAATAGATTCCCTTTTTTCTGCCTATAGAGACACTTTAGCCTTACgccgaataaaaaaaatttactaaagAGTTTAGTCTTTATCTAAAACAATGCAGGATACAGTAATGCTTGGTGCTGACTTCTATGAAACAGAGGCAGAAGTTGCATCCCTGGTAGCTGAAGGAGGTGTTCCAATTGGCATAggagaaaatgccaaaatcaAGTACTAGCACTCTTGTATCTCTATTTTGTCCCACCATACACATCAAATAATAAAAGTTTTCTGATATTTTCTCTTGGGTACTTCTATTTTTGCAGGGAATGCATAATAGACAAGAATGCCAGGATAGGAAAAAATGTTGTAATTTCAAATTCAGAGGTaaactttgttttttcattttcgttAAATTGAATTGGACTTATTATCAATATCAATACTTATCGTGAAAATACGAGGTGCACCCATTTGATGAAGAAAGGTTCcaacaatttataaaatatgcacaatattttttatttagggACAAATCACCAATGCACTAATGATGAATTTGCGAATGGTAATACTAAATCTTAGCTTAGGCATACAAATTGTAATCTATGAATGTGTTTGGAAAATCatgttttttattaacttttgacatttgtttattttaattgaataaaCAATAAAAGGATGGTCACTAAAACGACTTTTGGCTTTTTAACACattttttactataataatcAGTCAAAAACTGGCTTTATTAACTAGCAAATAATCTATACTTAAGCCGATCCAGAGCCGGCTCTACCACATGAGCAACATGCCCAAGatttaaatatatttgaattttttaattaaaaatttaaaaataaaattttacttagaGAAGCAATACATGTAAATCTCCATATAATCTatgtcaattttttttcataatcaaTGACGATTCATTACCTTGACAATGAGTGTTTGTGCTTTAATTATAGGTTTTGGGTTATTAGTTATGGTTTGATATTTTTAATCTTttcattaatataattaattgaatttaggaaactaaataatgttattcttaatttgttattttttttcgttAATTAGATTAGTTGAGTAGCAAATCAGTACTAgttcaattgaaatatattagtAACTTATTGTAgtcattttaaaaaatacactCATATTCATATGTTCATGTTTTAAACTTCACTCAGGGCCTAAAAAAGTTCGAAGACGGCTTTGGGCCCGATAAACAACCGATTGACAAACATATAGACATCTGACTTTGCATTGCTTGTATTTAACAGAAAGTACAAGAGGCTGACAGATCTTCAGAAGGGTTCTATATCCGATCCGGCATCACCGTCATATTGAAGAACTCAACAATCAAAGATGGGGTTGTGATATAACAAATAACCCATTAACAAATCCTCTTTCAAGCAACATATATGAAGATGGAATCCCAACAAGTATGTTAGAACTGAAGGAATATGATGAGGATGAGAATGGTGCATGTTATGAATTTTGTATCGGGGTCTATAAATTTCTGTATCCTAAATATTGTCATGGAATGCTCATGTTATGACAAACACAATTTAATAAAAGGAAAACAACAAAgctcaaaaaaaataatccataataattcaactttttcataatttttctataataatcctacctattaattaaccatgaataacatTAATTTTAGAGGATATTTGCCTAAAGTAAACTTAGGTAATCTGATGACCTGTTTAGGTAATTTactaaaaaagtaaactgaaaattaatcaaaaattagagaaaaatattaaaatttacataaaaattctaaatatttaaaaaaatctaaaatttttattttaatatgtcatttttaaaaaaaataaaacttgttatat
Protein-coding sequences here:
- the LOC130806587 gene encoding glucose-1-phosphate adenylyltransferase large subunit 3, chloroplastic/amyloplastic, which gives rise to MALSSANANGHISMSLASSKKDCRVVKFSNGELMGLKFKNFASRHTHNKAVHRNVCMSIAADFASDAKPKDSEVDKKNARTVAAVILGGGAGTRLFPLTKRRAKPAVPIGGAYRLIDVPMSNCINSGINKVYILTQFNSASLNRHLARGYNFRSGVNFGNGYVEVLAATQTPGDSGKTWFQGTADAVRQFCWLFEDQRSKEIEDVLILSGDHLYRMDYMDFLQSHRQSGADISISCLPMDDSRASDFGLMKIDDTGRVLSFSEKPKGDDLKAMAVDTTVLGLSKEEAQTKPYIASMGVYIFKKEILLNILRWRFPTANDFGSEIIPFSAREFCTKAYLFNDYWEDIGTIRSFFEANLALTAHPPRFSFYDAEKPMYTSPRNLPPSKINNSKVVDSIVSHGSFLNNCFIEHSVIGIRSRINANVHLKDTVMLGADFYETEAEVASLVAEGGVPIGIGENAKIKECIIDKNARIGKNVVISNSEKVQEADRSSEGFYIRSGITVILKNSTIKDGVVI